A genome region from Mycobacterium florentinum includes the following:
- a CDS encoding ABC transporter permease, with amino-acid sequence MRRPTNLPRWVFVPASVGAAFVVLPLLAIAIKVDWPNFWSLITSSSSKTALLLSLKTAAASTVLCVLLGVPMALVLARSTARLVRLLRPLILLPLVLPPVVGGIALLYAFGRLGLIGQYLEAAGISIAFSTTAVVLAQTFVSLPFLVISLEGAARTAGSDYEVVAATLGARPSTVWWRVTLPLLLPGLVSGAVLAFARSLGEFGATLTFAGSREGVTRTLPLEIYLQRVTDANAAVALSILLVAVAALVVLGLGARRLTGTDAR; translated from the coding sequence GTGCGTCGGCCCACGAACCTGCCCCGCTGGGTCTTCGTCCCTGCCTCGGTGGGGGCCGCCTTCGTGGTGCTGCCGCTGCTGGCGATCGCGATCAAGGTTGATTGGCCGAATTTCTGGTCGCTGATCACCAGCTCGTCGTCGAAGACGGCCCTGCTGCTCAGCCTCAAGACCGCGGCCGCCAGCACCGTGCTGTGCGTGCTGCTGGGCGTGCCGATGGCGCTGGTGCTGGCCCGCAGCACGGCGCGACTGGTCCGGCTGCTGCGGCCACTGATCCTGCTGCCGCTGGTGCTGCCGCCGGTGGTGGGCGGCATCGCGTTGCTCTACGCATTCGGGCGGCTCGGGCTGATCGGGCAGTACCTGGAGGCGGCCGGGATCAGCATCGCCTTCAGCACGACCGCGGTGGTGCTGGCGCAGACCTTCGTCTCGCTGCCGTTTCTGGTGATTTCCCTCGAGGGCGCGGCGCGCACCGCGGGGTCCGACTATGAGGTGGTCGCCGCGACGCTCGGGGCGCGGCCGAGCACGGTGTGGTGGCGTGTCACCCTGCCGCTGCTGCTGCCGGGTTTGGTGTCGGGCGCGGTGCTGGCGTTCGCCCGGTCGCTGGGGGAGTTCGGCGCGACGCTGACGTTCGCGGGTTCGCGCGAGGGGGTCACCCGCACCCTGCCGCTGGAGATCTACCTGCAACGGGTGACCGACGCGAATGCCGCTGTGGCACTGTCGATTCTGCTCGTGGCGGTGGCCGCGCTGGTGGTACTCGGGCTGGGTGCTCGCCGGCTGACCGGAACAGACGCGAGGTAG
- the modA gene encoding molybdate ABC transporter substrate-binding protein: MRRIGVLAGLVSTLLVAGVVACSSTTPSSSPGQSSSPSGSIVVFAAASLKPAFTQLSQQFKADNPGSGVEFEFAGSSELATQLTQGASADVFASADTAQMDVVVKAGLLAGNPTNFAANTLVIVTAPGNPRNIGSFADLAKPGISVVVCQKPVPCGAATQRIENSTGVHLNPVSEEPSVSDVLNKVTTGQADAALVYVTDAKSAKDKVATVNFPEAAGAVNVYPIGVLKKASQAATAQKFVTLVTSDAGQKILAQSGFAKP; this comes from the coding sequence ATGCGTCGGATCGGGGTCCTGGCCGGGTTGGTATCCACGTTGCTCGTCGCGGGTGTGGTGGCGTGTAGTTCGACGACGCCGTCGTCGTCGCCCGGTCAGTCGTCGTCGCCGTCGGGCTCGATCGTGGTGTTCGCGGCGGCCTCGCTCAAGCCGGCGTTCACCCAGCTCAGTCAGCAGTTCAAGGCCGACAATCCGGGCAGTGGTGTCGAGTTCGAATTCGCCGGTTCCTCCGAACTCGCCACGCAGCTGACACAGGGTGCCAGCGCCGACGTCTTCGCCTCGGCGGACACCGCGCAGATGGACGTCGTCGTCAAGGCCGGGCTGCTGGCCGGGAACCCGACGAATTTCGCCGCCAACACCCTGGTGATCGTCACGGCGCCAGGCAACCCGCGCAACATCGGTTCCTTCGCCGACCTGGCCAAACCGGGCATCAGCGTGGTCGTCTGCCAGAAGCCGGTGCCCTGCGGGGCGGCGACCCAGCGCATCGAGAACAGCACCGGAGTGCACCTCAACCCGGTCAGCGAGGAACCCAGCGTGAGCGATGTCCTCAACAAGGTGACCACCGGGCAGGCCGATGCCGCGCTGGTCTACGTCACGGACGCGAAGAGCGCCAAGGACAAGGTGGCGACGGTCAACTTTCCCGAGGCCGCCGGTGCGGTCAACGTCTATCCGATCGGGGTATTGAAGAAGGCCTCGCAGGCGGCGACGGCACAGAAGTTCGTGACCCTGGTGACCTCCGATGCGGGCCAGAAGATCCTGGCCCAGTCGGGCTTCGCAAAACCCTGA
- a CDS encoding SDR family oxidoreductase, producing the protein MPVEVLVTGGDTDLGRTVAESFRDDGHKVTLVGARRSDLEVAAKELDVDAIVCDTTDPASLEEARGLFPHHLDTIVNVPDSGWDDGDPRTYSLADTAAVWRSSLEATVLTAVLTVQAVGDHLRSGGSIISVVPQNPPAASVDAAIKATLSSWIAGQAGIFGTRGITVNAVASGRSAQAGYEGLSRTPPSVADEVARLALFLTTPAARHISGQTLHVSHGALARFA; encoded by the coding sequence ATGCCAGTGGAGGTGCTGGTCACCGGCGGCGACACGGATCTTGGGCGGACAGTAGCCGAGAGCTTTCGCGATGACGGTCACAAGGTGACCCTCGTGGGTGCACGGCGCAGCGACCTCGAGGTCGCCGCCAAAGAGCTGGACGTCGACGCGATCGTCTGCGACACCACCGACCCGGCCAGCCTCGAAGAGGCTCGTGGGTTGTTCCCCCATCACCTGGACACCATCGTCAACGTGCCCGACAGCGGCTGGGACGACGGCGACCCGCGCACCTATTCACTGGCCGACACCGCCGCGGTGTGGCGCAGCTCCCTCGAGGCGACCGTGCTGACGGCGGTGCTGACGGTGCAAGCCGTCGGCGACCACCTGCGCTCCGGTGGCTCCATCATCAGCGTCGTGCCGCAAAACCCGCCTGCGGCCAGTGTCGACGCCGCGATCAAAGCCACGCTGTCGAGCTGGATCGCCGGACAGGCCGGCATTTTCGGCACCCGCGGGATCACGGTCAACGCCGTGGCGAGCGGGCGCAGTGCCCAGGCCGGTTACGAAGGTCTTTCTCGCACACCGCCTTCCGTCGCCGACGAGGTCGCCCGGTTGGCGTTGTTCCTGACCACCCCGGCGGCCCGCCACATCAGCGGCCAGACGTTGCACGTCAGTCACGGCGCACTGGCGCGTTTCGCCTAA
- a CDS encoding NAD(P)/FAD-dependent oxidoreductase yields the protein MSPQQEGTAEPKRRHRVVIIGSGFGGLNAAKKLKRADVDIKLIARTTHHLFQPLLYQVATGIISEGEIAPPTRVVLRNQRNVQVLLGNVTHIDLANQTVVSELLGHSYETPYDSLIVAAGAGQSYFGNDHFAEFAPGMKSIDDALELRGRILSAFEQAERSNDPERRKKLLTFTVVGAGPTGVEMAGQIAELAEHTLKGAFRHIDSTKARVILLDAAPAVLPPMGEKLGERAKARLEKMGVEIQLGAMVTDVDRNGLTVKDSDGTIRRIESACKVWSAGVQASRLGRDIAEQSPTELDRAGRVKVLPDLSVPGYPNVFVVGDMAAVEGVPGVAQGAIQGAKYVAGAIKAELAGADPAEREPFQYFDKGSMATVSRFSAVAKIGPLEFSGFIAWLIWLVLHLVYLIGFKTKITTLLSWTVTFLSTRRGQLTITDQQAFARTRIEQLAELAAEARVSATVRAAS from the coding sequence ATGAGCCCCCAGCAAGAAGGCACAGCTGAACCGAAGCGACGGCACCGAGTTGTCATCATCGGGTCGGGATTCGGCGGACTCAACGCGGCAAAGAAACTCAAACGGGCCGATGTCGACATCAAGTTGATCGCCCGCACCACGCATCACTTGTTCCAGCCGTTGCTGTACCAAGTCGCGACCGGGATCATCTCCGAGGGTGAGATCGCCCCTCCGACCCGCGTTGTGCTGCGCAATCAGCGCAATGTGCAGGTGCTGCTCGGCAACGTCACCCACATCGACCTGGCCAACCAGACCGTCGTCTCGGAGTTGCTCGGCCATAGCTACGAAACCCCGTACGACAGCTTGATCGTCGCCGCCGGGGCCGGCCAGTCGTACTTCGGCAACGACCATTTCGCCGAGTTCGCGCCCGGGATGAAGTCGATCGATGACGCGCTCGAATTGCGCGGCCGCATCCTGAGCGCTTTCGAACAGGCCGAGCGGTCCAACGATCCCGAGCGCCGCAAGAAGCTGCTGACCTTCACCGTCGTCGGAGCCGGACCGACCGGCGTCGAAATGGCAGGGCAGATAGCCGAATTGGCCGAGCACACCTTGAAAGGCGCCTTCCGTCATATCGATTCGACGAAGGCTCGGGTGATCCTGCTCGACGCGGCTCCGGCGGTGTTGCCGCCGATGGGCGAAAAGCTCGGTGAGCGGGCCAAAGCGCGGCTCGAGAAGATGGGCGTCGAGATCCAGCTGGGTGCGATGGTCACCGACGTGGACCGCAACGGTCTCACCGTCAAGGATTCCGATGGCACCATCCGGCGCATCGAATCCGCCTGCAAGGTCTGGTCCGCCGGCGTGCAGGCCAGCCGGTTGGGGCGCGACATCGCCGAGCAGTCGCCCACCGAACTCGACCGGGCCGGCCGCGTCAAGGTGCTGCCCGACCTGTCGGTCCCCGGGTACCCGAACGTGTTCGTCGTCGGCGACATGGCCGCCGTCGAGGGCGTGCCGGGAGTCGCGCAGGGTGCTATCCAGGGCGCCAAGTATGTGGCCGGCGCGATCAAGGCCGAACTCGCCGGGGCCGACCCCGCCGAGCGTGAGCCGTTCCAGTACTTCGACAAGGGCTCCATGGCCACGGTGTCGCGGTTTTCCGCGGTGGCCAAAATCGGCCCGCTGGAGTTCAGCGGCTTCATTGCCTGGCTGATCTGGCTGGTGCTGCACCTGGTGTACCTGATCGGGTTCAAGACCAAAATCACCACGCTGTTGTCCTGGACCGTGACGTTCCTGAGCACGCGCCGCGGCCAGCTGACGATCACCGACCAGCAGGCCTTTGCGCGAACACGGATTGAACAGCTGGCCGAGCTGGCTGCCGAGGCCCGTGTGTCCGCGACGGTCCGGGCGGCAAGTTAG
- a CDS encoding urease accessory protein UreD gives MHSEVLLVAARNRLPRIRCSGGIQARCTAPDTVYLVSAAATPLGGDTIDIRVVVEASAVLKLRSAAATVALPGAKTLTSHTDWTIEVSGTLDVDLEPTVVAADARHMSTVVLVLHDDGRVRFRERVQIGRCNEREGFWSGSLRADRHDRPLLRHRVELGAGSVADDSIAAPRATISELCYPTTQFTDMPSESTVLALAGGGTLRTWQADRLAG, from the coding sequence ATGCACTCTGAGGTATTGCTGGTCGCCGCACGTAACCGGTTGCCGCGCATCCGGTGCAGCGGTGGGATCCAGGCCCGCTGCACCGCACCCGACACGGTGTACCTGGTGTCGGCGGCCGCCACCCCGTTGGGCGGCGACACCATCGACATCCGGGTCGTCGTCGAGGCCAGCGCGGTCCTGAAGCTACGCAGCGCGGCTGCCACCGTGGCCTTGCCCGGGGCTAAAACGCTGACGTCGCATACCGATTGGACCATCGAGGTGAGCGGAACTCTCGACGTCGATCTGGAGCCGACTGTGGTGGCCGCCGATGCGCGGCATATGTCGACGGTGGTGTTGGTGCTGCACGACGACGGCCGGGTTCGCTTCCGCGAGCGAGTGCAGATCGGCAGATGCAATGAGCGCGAGGGCTTCTGGTCGGGATCGCTACGCGCCGACCGGCACGATCGCCCATTGTTGCGGCATCGGGTGGAATTGGGCGCCGGGTCGGTAGCCGACGACAGCATTGCCGCCCCGCGGGCAACTATCAGCGAATTATGCTATCCAACAACACAATTCACGGACATGCCGAGCGAATCCACCGTTCTGGCGTTGGCGGGTGGTGGAACGCTGCGCACCTGGCAGGCCGACCGGCTGGCCGGCTAA
- the ureG gene encoding urease accessory protein UreG gives MPAHSHSHPHIERPKRVRQPGEPLRIGVGGPVGCGKTALVAALCRQLRDELSVAVLTNDIYTTEDADFLRKHAVLPDDRIAAVQTGGCPHTAIRDDITANLDAIDDLIAAHDTLDLILVESGGDNLTATFSSGLVDVQIFVIDVAGGDKVPRKGGPGVTYSDLLVVNKIDLAPLVGADLDVMARDADAVRDGRPTVLQSLTKDPAATEVLAWVHAQLAADAL, from the coding sequence ATGCCAGCACATTCGCACAGCCATCCGCACATCGAACGACCCAAACGGGTCCGGCAGCCGGGGGAGCCGCTGCGCATCGGCGTCGGCGGCCCGGTCGGATGCGGAAAAACCGCACTCGTCGCCGCGCTGTGCCGGCAGTTGCGCGATGAGCTGTCGGTGGCGGTGCTGACCAACGACATCTACACCACCGAAGACGCCGACTTCTTGCGCAAACACGCGGTGCTGCCGGACGACCGGATCGCGGCCGTGCAGACGGGCGGCTGCCCGCACACCGCGATCCGCGACGACATCACCGCGAACCTCGATGCGATCGACGACTTGATCGCCGCCCACGACACGCTGGACCTGATCCTGGTCGAGTCCGGCGGCGACAACCTGACCGCGACGTTCTCGTCGGGCCTGGTGGACGTCCAGATCTTCGTCATCGATGTGGCCGGCGGCGACAAGGTGCCGCGTAAGGGAGGGCCGGGAGTGACGTACTCGGATCTATTGGTAGTAAACAAGATTGATCTCGCGCCATTGGTGGGCGCCGACCTGGATGTGATGGCCCGCGACGCCGACGCGGTGCGAGACGGCCGGCCGACCGTGCTGCAGTCACTGACCAAGGATCCGGCTGCCACCGAGGTGCTGGCCTGGGTGCACGCGCAGCTGGCCGCCGATGCACTCTGA
- a CDS encoding agmatinase family protein → MINPFAGQADIPNREGAWAQQAEAELSTRRHKEEIERCLAHGLEAAPTINDRTLSTFSRGELPHFAGERGTFLKCPFLEDVHDVGDAEVAVFGAPLDAGTTYRPGTRFGPMGIRRSTNLFGTYCYELGVDLREQLNIVDIGDVVTIPANIEKSFDQISTAMSHVVSQGVFPVILGGDHSIGFPTVRGLAPHMDGNVGIIHFDRHVDTQETDLDERMHTTPWFHATNIKNAPATNLVQIGIGGWQAPRAGVEVGRKRGSTVITVGDVERVGIEKIAEIALETAWKDAKAVYLSFDIDVIDAGFVPGTGWPEPGGLLPREALNLIRLISEPGLNGIEVVECSPPYDWAEQTALMSSRVILDSLAVMVRAGKLGKKPAALKRHAWGPYGD, encoded by the coding sequence ATGATCAATCCGTTCGCCGGCCAGGCCGATATTCCCAACCGCGAAGGTGCGTGGGCACAGCAAGCCGAGGCTGAGTTGTCGACCCGGCGCCACAAGGAAGAGATCGAGCGCTGCCTTGCCCACGGGCTGGAAGCGGCGCCCACCATCAACGACCGCACGTTGTCCACCTTTTCCCGCGGTGAGCTGCCGCACTTCGCAGGGGAGCGCGGCACGTTTCTGAAGTGCCCGTTCCTCGAAGACGTGCACGACGTGGGCGACGCCGAGGTCGCCGTCTTCGGCGCGCCGCTGGACGCGGGTACCACCTACCGGCCCGGCACTCGGTTCGGCCCGATGGGAATTCGGCGCTCTACCAACCTGTTTGGGACGTATTGCTACGAGTTGGGTGTCGACTTGCGCGAGCAGCTCAACATCGTTGACATCGGTGACGTGGTCACGATTCCGGCCAACATCGAGAAGTCGTTCGATCAGATCAGCACGGCCATGTCCCACGTGGTCTCCCAGGGTGTGTTCCCGGTGATCCTGGGTGGCGATCACTCGATCGGGTTCCCGACCGTGCGCGGTCTCGCCCCGCACATGGACGGCAATGTCGGCATCATCCACTTCGACCGTCACGTCGACACCCAGGAAACCGATCTCGACGAGCGGATGCACACCACGCCGTGGTTCCACGCCACCAACATCAAGAACGCGCCCGCCACCAACCTGGTGCAGATCGGCATCGGCGGATGGCAAGCGCCCCGTGCGGGTGTCGAAGTCGGCCGGAAACGCGGCAGCACGGTGATCACCGTCGGCGACGTCGAGCGCGTCGGGATCGAGAAGATCGCCGAAATCGCACTTGAGACGGCGTGGAAGGACGCCAAGGCGGTGTATCTCTCGTTCGACATTGACGTGATCGACGCAGGATTCGTACCGGGCACCGGCTGGCCGGAGCCGGGCGGTCTGCTGCCGCGCGAGGCGCTCAACCTCATCCGGCTGATCTCCGAACCCGGACTCAACGGCATCGAAGTGGTGGAGTGTTCACCGCCTTACGACTGGGCGGAACAAACCGCGCTGATGAGCAGCCGGGTCATCCTGGACAGCCTGGCCGTCATGGTTCGGGCAGGCAAACTCGGCAAAAAGCCGGCCGCGCTGAAGCGCCATGCCTGGGGACCCTACGGCGACTGA